GCCAAGAATCTAGTAAAACCAGTGCTATTTTTATTGagaattgtttttaatttcaataaataaaaattataatttaaaatattattattaatattaaattttatttatttaaaaaaatattttatatatatatatatatatatatatatatatatatataaactttgaaaaaatgaaaagtttttattttcttttctaaaaaataaagactaattcaaaataatattaaatactatAAAAACAATACTAAAACAATAGTTTCAAATGAGGCTTTGTCAAGCCAAGATTCAAAGTTCTACTAAAAAAACAACTattattttcttcatatttttttattctacttCAAAACATTCAGATTAAATTGTGCGCATTTTGTTTTCTAACActattcaaatgatttcaaattcagGAAATAAACtggaatataaaaaaacattctcaAAACAATTCTAAAGTCCCACCACAACCCTGCAACTCATGTCATCTGAAGTACAAACCTATTACCTTTAGCAGTGTCATAGACTCCGAAGTAAGAGGCCCTGTAAATAATGATGCCCTGGACAGAGACGTTGAAGCCCTGGTACAGACCCCGCAAACCATCTGACCTAAAGATTTTGAGCAGGCAGTCAGCCAGCCCAGTGAACTCTCTGGTGCTGCCAGCTTTGCCAACATCTGCACCTAAGCGGGTACGAGCAAAATCCAGAGGGTAGACGAAGCAGAGGGAAGTGGCTCCTGCAGCTCCACCAGAGGCCAAGTTGCCGGCGAAGTATCGCCAGAACTGCGTGTGCTTATCGACGCCACCCAAGAATATCTGTTTGTACTTGTCCTTGAAGGCAAAGTTGAGGGCTTGTGTGGGGAAATAGCGAATGACATTGGCTAGGTTTCCGCGCCAAAAGGAAATAAAGCCTTGCTCCCTAGGAATCCTCACAATACAGTCGATAATACCTTTGTACTGTTTGTCTGCACTGATCTGCTTGCTGGCATGTTGTACCTATAAAGTGAAAAATAATATACTGTTAGATACATGATATTCTGGTtagattttttgtgttttgttggtCCCTTtttttacggagccccgcacctgacatgcaagaaaaaataaataaattgtgcgcacaatttactaatttgttccctcaatgtactaaaacgtgcacacgattaaattaaattaaattaaaattaaattaaatttatgcatttagcagacacttttatccaaagcgacttacagtgcatctattgcgttccctcgatttgttaaatcgtgcacacaatttataaattgagtgaacgaaatagtaaattgagggaatgcaatagtaatcatgtgcacgttttagtacaatttattcctgcatgccatgtgcggggctccgtattttttcatatttaatttatttaatattattgcaatttaaagtaacatataaaaccctttcttttttaaattatttctgtgatggtaaagctgaattattagcagccattacttcagcttttagtgtcacatgatccttcagatatcattctattatgctgatttactgctcaagaaatatttattatggaaaccataatacattttccCTATATtctttaccaaataaaaagttgtttcattaacattattaatCGTTAACATTATGTCTTTAatatcactttctttcttttttctttttttacaatttaatttgtactcttcttaaaataaatttattatatatcatcttactgaccccaaacctttgaatggtagccTAGTGTATCACAGTTGCAATAAAATATTCTACTTATTTCTGAaatttcatgtgacactgaagactacagtAATGACCAATTCAACCTGGCTACCACaagaataaatacttttttaaaaatatattaaaatagaaaacagttattttgaattttaataatatttgttatcAAATAATTGATCATTGGTAGGCTAAGCTCAAAGGGATAGCTCACTCAAAAATGATGATGgaacccattgacttccatagtatttttttttcctactatggaaatcaatggcaaccaccaactgttttattaccagcaatcttcaagaTATCTTCTTTTACGTTCAGcttaagaaagcaactcatacaggtttggagcgacatgagggtgatAAATTATGACGTAatttcaatttttgggtgaactatccctttaagagacttcttttaaaatattttttaaaatcgtGAAGATTCCAAACGTTATATGGTAGCATTTAGTTCTGACATCATTTACTTCTGATTTTAGAGGAACATGCCCTTCTCGGCGAAATCAGCCCTTGTGCAAAAGGTCTGGGCCTGTAAAATGAGACCAGACTGCAGGGGACAAGATGTGCCACTGCCACATAACCAGCTGCTAGAAATTCAGTTTGGCCTTAAAATACTGTAATGTAGCCTACATTTGGAACACTGAAATCTAGAAATAAAGATCCACACGAGAGAATACCAGAACAGAAACTCggtattaaaattacaattgtaatgttGAGGTTCTCCAAGGTTGCGGATGCTGCAGACACACAACTCAAATACGGCCTCTGAAGGACAAGGTCAGTTCGCATCTTTATAGCCACAAAATAATCCAATTCTAAAGAAGGGAGGTTAAAAATGAGCATGCGTCATGGCAGAATGCGTCAATAGAAGTCAGGATGATTATTCTTACCTGCAGCAGCAGTTTGACTCTCTCTATCGGTGCGACTGCAGTTTTGGAAATAGCCGCTGCGACACCGCCGGCCAAAAAGTCTTTAGCAAAAGAAAGAGTAGCATCAACCATGGCGACAATACTTAAGCTCGGTGTATCAAAAACACGATATGCTGAACGTGCTAGCAGAAGCAGGAGGTAGAGAGGAAAGTGATGTGGATGCTGCAGAGGACACACTGACTGCGGTAACTCTCGAGGATTCTCGCGATATTTGCTCCCGATTCACCAGGGTCAAGTAAAGATGTAGTGTACAGCTACAGAATTTAGATTTCCATGAAATGTTGTAACTATTAACTATCTCTTATCAATAGTACATTATACAATGTTATTTActattctaatttattaaattatgtattatattattataatttaaaagatttGAACTATAATCGAACATACAAAACCAGGGCTGAAGAATCATACATCTGTATTATTAGaattttgattaaaaacttgATAGCTAAGAAATATAACCCTTGAATTCATTCCCTGTATGACCACAAACCCACTCCTCGCTATAAAAAAAACTAGTaaaaattgtaaatgaaatgatcacagaaaatagttttgatgtactctgcttgactgaaacctggctaaaaccaaatgattattttggtctaaatgagtctactccaccaaactactgttataagcatgagccccgtcagactggtcgtggcggaggtgtcacaacaatatatagtgatattctcaatgttacccagaaaacaggatacaggtttaactcttttgaaatacttctgctaaatgttacactgtcagacatgcaaaagaaatctaatgtatctcttgctctggctactgtgtatagaccaccagggccgtatacagaattcctaaaagaatttgcagatttcctctcagaccttctagttacagttgataaggcgctaatcatgggagattttaatattcacgttgataatgcaaatgatacattaggacttgcgtttactgacctaataaactcctttggagtcaagcaaaatgtcaccgggcccactcatcgttttaatcatacactagatctaaatatatcgcatggaatcgatcttactgctatagatattgtaccccaaagtgatgatattacagaccatttccttgtatcgtgcatgctgcgtataacttatattaactatatgtctcagcgttaccgtctgggcagaactattgttccagccaccaaagaaagattcgcaaataacctgcctgatctatctcaactgctatttgtacccaaaaatacacatgaattagacgaaattactgacaacatgggcactattttctctaatacattagaagctgttgcccccatcaaattgaaaaaggttagagaaaaacgtactgtgccatggtataacagtaacactcactctctcaagaaagtaactcgtagtcttgaacgcaaatggagaaaaactaacttggaagtttttagaattgcatggaaaaacagtatgtccagctatagacaggctctaaaaactgctagggcagagcatatccataaactcattgaaaataaccaaaacaatccaaggtttttatttagcacagtggctaaattaacaaattaccagacgccacctgattcaaatattccaccaacgttaaatagtaatgactttatgaatttcttcactgataaaatagataacattagaaatacaatagcgaatgtagattctacagcgtctaacacttcagtttcatccatcgcacccaaagataaactgcagtgctttacaaatataggacaggaagagctaaataaacttatcactgtatctaaaccaacaacatgtttattagatcctgtacccactaaattactaaaagagctgttacctgtagccgaagaaccgcttctcaatatcattaactcgtcgttatctttaggtcacgtcccaaaaccattcaagctggcggttatcaagcctcttattaagaaaccaaaactagatcctagtgtactggcaaattataggcctatttcaaatcttccatttatgtctaaaattttagaaaaagttgtgtctgctcaattgagcaccttcctgcataaaaatgatctgtatgaagaatttcagtcaggttttaggccccaccatagcacagaaactgcacttgttaaaattacaaatgacctgctccttgcgtcagatcaaggctgcatctcatttctagtcttacttgatcttagtgcagcgttcgacaccatagatcatgacatactcatagatcgattacaaaactatacaggtattcaagggcaggctctaagatggtttagatcctacctgtccgatcgctaccattttgtttatttaaatggggtgtcatctcatttatcatcagtaaaatatggagtgccacaaggatccgtcctaggtccccttctattttcaatatacatgttgccccttggtaatattattagaaaatacggaattagctttcactgttatgctgatgatactcagctatatatctcaacgagaccagatgaaacttcccaattatctaagctaacagagtgtgttaaaaatgtaaaagtttggatgacaaataattttctccaattaaattcggataagacagagatattaattattggacccaaaaacaccacacagaatcttgtagattacaatctgcagctagacggatgtactgttacttcctctacagtcagaaatctgggtgttatattggacagcaaattgtcttttgaaaatcatatttccaatgttacaaaaactgcattcttccatcttagaaacattgccaagctacgaaacatgttatctgtttctgatgcagaaaagctagttcatgctttcatgacctctagactggactattgtaatggacttctaggtggttgtcctgcttcatcaataaacaagctacaggtagtccaaaatgcagcagctagagtccttacgaggtcaagaaaatatgatcatattaccccaattttacagtctctgcactggctacctattaagttccgtatcagttacaaattatcattacttacctataaggccctaaatggttcagctcctgcgtacctaactagccttctaccacgctacaacccatcacgctccctaaggtcacaaaacgctggacttttggtagttcctaggatagcaaagtccactaaaggaggtagagctttttcacatttggctcccaaactctggaatagccttcctgataatgttcggggttcagacacactctctctgtttaaatctagattaaaaacgcatctctttcgccaagcattcgaataatgtatctcttaaattgtgagtgtagttgcatctgcatttttattctttagcttgggttaaactaattttactttgttggatcagcagctatgctaatgatgtctctattttgtttctatgttttgccacgggatttacatcccgtggtaactaggatttacacaagctccagtctggatccagaacacctgagaagagatgatgctgaccctcagaggaccccagatgatcctaaccttgaatcaacaaacagaactaacaattattgctacatgtgtgactgcatcatataattactattaattaataatattgatagttcatcgtctagctgactacgtcttgtattattattattttttattttttctaaaatcctgtcaaacgtgcacaaactactagctactactaaatattgtagaaacataattttctgtaaagttgctttgtaacgatttgtattgtaaaaagcgctatacaaataaacttgaattgaaaaaattgaattgaattaaaagaaCACTGTCATTTGATTCAAAACCATATTTCATTCAGCACACACAACATTCTCTctctgtaattaaaaataatcatgCTCAAATACTTATTTTGAGCTTTAAGGTGAGAAATGTTCATAATATTTGAAAACAGCTAAAACACTTTTTACAGTTAATGAATTA
The genomic region above belongs to Carassius carassius chromosome 11, fCarCar2.1, whole genome shotgun sequence and contains:
- the LOC132153063 gene encoding ADP/ATP translocase 3-like, which produces MVDATLSFAKDFLAGGVAAAISKTAVAPIERVKLLLQVQHASKQISADKQYKGIIDCIVRIPREQGFISFWRGNLANVIRYFPTQALNFAFKDKYKQIFLGGVDKHTQFWRYFAGNLASGGAAGATSLCFVYPLDFARTRLGADVGKAGSTREFTGLADCLLKIFRSDGLRGLYQGFNVSVQGIIIYRASYFGVYDTAKGMLPDPKNTHIVVSWMIAQTVTAVAGVVSYPFDTVRRRMMMQSGRKGADIMYTGTLDCWRKIARDEGGKAFFKGALSNVFRGMGGAFVLVLYDEFKKFV